Proteins from a genomic interval of Streptococcus sp. D7B5:
- a CDS encoding metallophosphoesterase family protein, with product MTDYYVIGDVHGKAGMLEDLLKTWDGQTQLLFLGDLIDRGEDSRRVLEMVKDLVDNQGAICLSGNHEYMFLTWLDDPEESYDHYRRNGGDTTINSILGRPLDAPVDGVEDAKRVATEAADLVEFIRQMPFVVETDKYIFVHAGIDLTLDDWHETTDYKKVWLRKPFHEAENHTGKIIVFGHTPVYGLLKQDRGTAELWITEDGKIGMDGGAVYGGVLHGIVFTDQGMTEHHFIENDGFVAED from the coding sequence ATGACAGACTATTATGTAATTGGAGATGTTCACGGAAAGGCAGGTATGCTAGAAGATCTGCTCAAGACCTGGGATGGTCAAACTCAGTTGCTCTTTCTAGGGGATTTGATTGACCGAGGTGAAGACAGTCGCCGTGTTCTAGAGATGGTCAAAGACTTGGTCGACAATCAAGGAGCTATTTGTTTATCAGGTAACCATGAGTATATGTTTCTGACTTGGCTTGATGACCCAGAAGAAAGCTATGACCATTATCGTCGCAATGGTGGTGATACAACCATTAACTCAATTTTAGGTCGTCCCTTGGATGCACCAGTTGATGGCGTAGAAGATGCCAAGCGTGTTGCGACTGAAGCGGCAGACTTGGTCGAATTTATTCGTCAAATGCCATTTGTGGTAGAGACAGACAAATATATCTTTGTTCACGCAGGTATTGATTTGACCTTGGATGATTGGCATGAAACGACTGATTACAAGAAAGTCTGGCTCAGAAAGCCATTCCACGAAGCCGAAAATCATACTGGGAAAATCATTGTCTTTGGGCATACACCAGTTTATGGTTTGCTAAAGCAAGACCGAGGTACTGCTGAGCTTTGGATAACAGAGGATGGCAAGATTGGCATGGATGGAGGAGCTGTCTATGGTGGTGTCTTGCATGGGATTGTCTTTACTGACCAAGGAATGACAGAACACCACTTTATCGAGAATGATGGTTTTGTTGCCGAAGATTAG
- the recN gene encoding DNA repair protein RecN produces MLLEISIKNFAIIEAISLNFEKGMTVLTGETGAGKSIIIDAMNLMLGARATTDVIRHGAPKAEIEGLFSVENSRLLQELFDEQGLELGDEIIIRREILQNGRSVSRVNGQMVNLSVLRSIGQHLVDIHGQHDQEELMRPQLHIQMLDEFGDAAFLDLKETYQTSFDAYRKMRKQVLEVKKNQQEHKARIEMLEFQMAEIDAANLQAGEDLALNQERDKLLNHKNIADTLTNAYSMLDNEEFSSLANVRSAMNDMESVEEYDPEYREISSSLSETYYVLEDITKRLEDIIEDLDFDGNRLMQVENRLDLLNTITRKYGGTVDDVLLYFAKITEEYNLLTGNNLSSEDMEAELKKLEVNLVNLAGQLASARHDLAQQLEAEIKQELQDLYMEKAQFQVRFSKSKFSREGNEAVEFYISTNPGEDFKPLVKVASGGELSRLMLAIKSAFSRKEGKTSIVFDEVDTGVSGRVAQAIAQKIHKIGQHGQVLAISHLPQVIAIADYQFFIEKISDEHSTVSTVRLLTLEERVEEVAKMLAGENVTEAALTQARELLQTRMK; encoded by the coding sequence ATGTTACTTGAAATTTCGATAAAAAACTTTGCCATTATTGAGGCGATTTCACTCAATTTTGAAAAGGGTATGACTGTTTTGACCGGAGAAACGGGTGCTGGAAAGTCTATCATTATCGACGCTATGAATCTCATGTTGGGGGCTCGTGCAACGACAGATGTTATTCGTCACGGTGCGCCAAAGGCAGAGATTGAGGGACTTTTTTCGGTTGAAAATAGTCGCCTTTTACAGGAACTTTTTGATGAGCAAGGTTTAGAATTGGGGGATGAGATTATCATCCGTCGGGAGATTTTGCAAAATGGTCGTAGTGTTAGTCGCGTGAATGGTCAGATGGTCAATCTTTCTGTCTTGCGTTCTATTGGGCAACACCTTGTGGATATCCATGGTCAGCATGACCAAGAGGAGTTAATGCGTCCTCAACTGCACATCCAGATGTTGGATGAGTTTGGTGATGCTGCTTTCTTGGACTTGAAGGAGACCTATCAAACGAGCTTTGATGCCTATCGCAAAATGCGCAAGCAGGTTTTGGAAGTCAAGAAAAACCAACAGGAACACAAGGCTCGTATTGAGATGTTGGAATTTCAAATGGCAGAGATTGATGCAGCGAACTTGCAGGCTGGTGAAGACTTGGCTCTCAACCAAGAACGAGATAAGCTTCTCAATCATAAAAATATTGCGGATACGCTAACTAATGCCTATAGCATGTTGGACAATGAGGAATTCTCCAGTCTTGCTAATGTCCGTTCAGCCATGAATGACATGGAAAGTGTCGAAGAGTATGACCCTGAATACCGTGAAATTTCAAGTTCTCTGTCTGAGACCTACTATGTTTTAGAAGATATTACCAAGCGTTTGGAAGATATTATTGAGGACTTGGATTTTGATGGCAATCGTCTCATGCAGGTTGAAAATCGCCTAGATCTTCTGAATACGATTACACGCAAGTACGGTGGAACTGTGGACGATGTTTTGCTTTATTTTGCCAAGATTACGGAAGAGTACAATCTCTTGACTGGAAATAATCTTTCTTCCGAAGATATGGAAGCAGAACTCAAGAAATTGGAAGTTAATCTTGTTAATTTGGCAGGTCAGCTTGCATCTGCTCGCCATGATTTGGCCCAGCAGCTTGAGGCAGAGATTAAACAAGAACTGCAAGATCTCTATATGGAGAAGGCTCAATTTCAAGTTCGCTTTAGTAAGAGCAAGTTCAGCCGTGAAGGAAATGAAGCAGTTGAGTTTTACATTTCAACCAACCCTGGTGAAGACTTTAAACCTTTGGTCAAGGTGGCGTCTGGAGGAGAACTGTCTCGCCTCATGCTAGCTATTAAATCCGCCTTTTCTCGTAAAGAAGGCAAGACTAGTATTGTCTTTGATGAGGTGGATACGGGAGTTTCAGGTCGTGTGGCCCAAGCCATTGCGCAAAAGATTCATAAGATTGGTCAGCATGGTCAGGTTCTTGCTATTTCTCACCTTCCACAAGTGATTGCCATCGCGGATTATCAATTCTTTATTGAGAAGATTAGCGATGAGCACTCAACGGTGTCGACGGTTCGCCTTTTGACTTTAGAAGAGCGAGTAGAGGAAGTAGCTAAGATGTTGGCTGGGGAAAATGTAACCGAAGCTGCCCTTACCCAAGCCAGAGAATTATTGCAAACGAGGATGAAATAA
- a CDS encoding arginine repressor, producing the protein MNKKERLEKIRRFVTDYQIGTQEEIVEHLKEAGISATQATVSRDIKELGIVKIPLKNNTYIYELPKSVVKSLQLAEDNIVSSELMGNMINLAVIPGNTIFVKSQLVEAFSEQIFSCLADDDSILIVARTAEAAEEIVEQVKKW; encoded by the coding sequence ATGAATAAAAAAGAGAGACTTGAAAAAATTAGAAGATTTGTTACAGATTATCAAATTGGGACTCAGGAAGAAATCGTTGAGCACTTAAAGGAAGCAGGTATTTCTGCTACGCAAGCCACTGTCTCAAGGGACATCAAGGAGCTTGGGATTGTTAAAATTCCTTTGAAGAACAACACCTATATCTATGAGTTGCCAAAATCAGTCGTCAAAAGTTTGCAGTTGGCTGAGGACAATATTGTGAGTTCTGAGTTAATGGGAAATATGATCAATCTTGCTGTCATTCCTGGAAATACTATTTTTGTGAAGAGTCAGTTGGTTGAAGCATTTTCTGAACAGATTTTTAGCTGTCTAGCTGATGATGATTCTATCTTAATTGTAGCTAGAACAGCAGAGGCAGCTGAGGAAATTGTTGAACAAGTCAAAAAATGGTAG
- a CDS encoding TlyA family RNA methyltransferase: MAKERVDVLAYKQGLFETREQAKRGVMAGLVVAVLNGERFDKPGEKIPDDTDLKLKGEKLKYVSRGGLKLEKALQVFGLSVDGATTIDIGASTGGFTDVMLQNGAELVFAVDVGTNQLAWKLRQDPRVVSMEQFNFRYAEKTDFEQEPSFASIDVSFISLSLILPALHRVLADQGQVVALVKPQFEAGREQIGKNGIIRDAKVHQHVLESVTAMAVEQGFSVFGLDYSPIQGGHGNIEFLAYLKKEDGASNQVAPEIEKVVERAHREFKDE, from the coding sequence ATGGCTAAGGAAAGAGTGGATGTACTAGCTTATAAACAGGGCTTGTTTGAAACGCGAGAACAGGCTAAACGCGGTGTCATGGCTGGTCTAGTTGTAGCAGTCCTCAATGGGGAGCGTTTTGACAAGCCAGGAGAGAAAATCCCAGATGACACTGATCTAAAACTCAAGGGTGAAAAACTCAAGTATGTTAGCCGTGGTGGTTTGAAATTAGAAAAAGCCTTGCAGGTCTTTGGGTTGTCAGTTGATGGAGCGACCACGATTGATATCGGTGCTTCCACTGGAGGATTTACTGACGTCATGTTGCAAAATGGTGCTGAGTTAGTCTTTGCAGTCGATGTTGGTACCAATCAGTTGGCTTGGAAATTACGTCAAGACCCACGGGTTGTCAGCATGGAGCAGTTCAATTTCCGCTATGCTGAAAAGACTGATTTTGAGCAGGAACCGAGCTTTGCCAGTATTGATGTGAGTTTCATTTCCCTCAGTCTGATTTTACCTGCCTTGCACCGTGTCTTGGCTGATCAAGGTCAGGTCGTGGCTCTGGTTAAGCCCCAGTTTGAAGCAGGTCGTGAGCAGATTGGAAAGAATGGAATCATTCGCGATGCCAAGGTTCATCAACATGTCCTTGAATCTGTCACTGCTATGGCAGTTGAACAAGGTTTTTCAGTGTTTGGATTAGACTATTCACCAATCCAAGGTGGACATGGAAACATCGAATTTTTGGCATATTTGAAAAAGGAAGATGGAGCAAGTAACCAAGTTGCTCCTGAAATAGAAAAAGTTGTAGAGAGAGCACATAGAGAATTTAAAGATGAATAA
- a CDS encoding polyprenyl synthetase family protein has protein sequence MKKQEKLALVESALENFYGDQQFASSLRESVLYSIHAGGKRIRPFLLLEVLEALQVAIRPAHAQVAAALEMIHTGSLIHDDLPAMDDDDYRRGRLTNHKKFGEAMAILAGDALFLDPYALIAQADLPSRIKVNLIANLSLASGSLGMVAGQVLDMEGEHQHLSLEELQTIHANKTGKLLAYPFQAAAIIAELEPEIQVKLKTVGELIGLAFQVRDDVLDVTASFEEIGKTPQKDLQAEKSTYPALLGLEKAIAFCNQTLNQAEAKLEEIAQQVPFETAPIVKVVESLRING, from the coding sequence ATGAAGAAGCAAGAAAAATTAGCTCTTGTTGAGTCGGCTTTGGAAAATTTTTATGGAGACCAGCAGTTTGCCTCTAGTTTGCGAGAGTCCGTTCTTTATTCCATTCATGCTGGTGGCAAGAGAATTCGGCCTTTTCTCTTGTTAGAAGTTCTGGAAGCCTTGCAAGTCGCTATTAGACCAGCGCATGCACAGGTAGCTGCGGCCTTGGAAATGATTCATACAGGGAGCTTGATTCACGATGATCTTCCTGCCATGGATGATGATGATTACCGTCGGGGACGCTTGACCAATCACAAGAAATTTGGCGAAGCAATGGCAATATTGGCAGGAGATGCCTTGTTCCTAGATCCCTATGCCTTGATCGCGCAGGCAGATTTGCCAAGTCGGATTAAGGTGAATTTGATTGCCAACTTATCCCTTGCTTCAGGTAGTCTAGGCATGGTGGCAGGTCAGGTTTTAGATATGGAAGGCGAACACCAGCATTTGTCTTTGGAAGAACTCCAGACCATTCATGCCAATAAAACTGGAAAATTACTAGCCTATCCTTTCCAAGCCGCCGCTATCATAGCTGAATTAGAACCAGAAATCCAAGTAAAACTGAAAACTGTGGGTGAATTGATTGGGCTTGCCTTTCAAGTTCGAGATGATGTACTGGATGTGACAGCTAGTTTTGAGGAAATCGGCAAGACACCGCAAAAGGATTTACAGGCAGAAAAGTCGACCTATCCAGCCTTGTTGGGCTTGGAAAAGGCCATTGCCTTTTGTAACCAAACTCTGAATCAAGCCGAGGCTAAATTAGAAGAAATTGCCCAGCAGGTTCCCTTTGAAACAGCACCGATTGTGAAAGTAGTAGAAAGTTTGAGAATCAATGGCTAA
- a CDS encoding exodeoxyribonuclease VII small subunit: MSKQKKFEDNLAELESIVQSLENGEIALEDAIAAFQKGMVLSKELQATLDKAEKTLVKVMQEDGTESDFE, encoded by the coding sequence ATGTCAAAACAAAAGAAATTTGAGGATAATCTAGCAGAACTTGAGTCCATTGTCCAAAGTTTAGAAAATGGCGAAATCGCTCTAGAAGATGCGATTGCGGCCTTTCAAAAGGGCATGGTTTTGTCAAAAGAGCTCCAAGCGACGCTGGACAAGGCTGAAAAGACCTTGGTCAAGGTCATGCAAGAAGACGGAACAGAAAGTGATTTTGAATGA
- the xseA gene encoding exodeoxyribonuclease VII large subunit — translation MEKYLSVTTLTKYLKMKFDKDPYLERVYLTGQVSNFRKRPTHQYFSLKDDHAVIQATIWSGIYQKLGFDLEEGMKINVIGRVQVYEPSGSYSIIIEKAEPDGVGALAIQFEQLKKKLTEEGLFQERFKQPLPQFAKRIGVVTSRSGAVIRDIITTVSRRFPGVDILLYPTKVQGDGAAEEIARNIARANQREDLDVLIIGRGGGSIEDLWAFNEEIVVRAIFESRLPVISSVGHETDVTLADFVADRRAATPTAAAELATPVTKLDLLTHLQNQEKRMATAVRNVLSKKQEALKKCSQSVIFRQPERLYDGYLQRLDQLQLRLKQSLRTRISDSKHLVQARTHQLVQLSPVPKIQRYQDRLAQLDKLLRSQIALVYDAKVAEVKRLSEALLMLDTSRIVARGYAIVKKEESVVDSVESLKKNDQVTLLMRDGQVELEVKDVKTKEI, via the coding sequence ATGGAAAAGTATTTATCGGTAACAACTTTGACCAAGTATCTGAAAATGAAATTCGATAAAGACCCTTACTTGGAACGGGTCTATTTAACTGGTCAAGTTTCCAACTTTCGTAAACGACCTACTCACCAATATTTCTCCTTGAAAGATGACCATGCAGTTATTCAAGCAACCATCTGGTCAGGGATTTATCAAAAATTAGGTTTCGACCTGGAAGAAGGAATGAAGATCAATGTAATTGGGCGTGTGCAGGTCTATGAACCAAGCGGTAGCTACTCTATCATCATTGAAAAAGCTGAACCTGATGGGGTTGGGGCGCTAGCGATTCAGTTTGAACAACTTAAGAAAAAATTGACGGAAGAAGGTCTATTTCAAGAGAGATTCAAGCAACCTCTTCCCCAGTTTGCTAAGCGAATCGGTGTGGTAACCAGTCGCAGTGGAGCTGTTATTCGAGATATTATCACAACCGTCAGTAGACGTTTTCCTGGTGTCGATATCCTTCTCTATCCAACCAAGGTGCAAGGAGATGGAGCTGCTGAGGAAATAGCTCGGAATATTGCGCGTGCCAATCAACGTGAGGACCTAGATGTCCTCATCATTGGTCGTGGTGGGGGTTCCATCGAGGATCTCTGGGCTTTTAACGAAGAGATCGTGGTACGGGCTATTTTTGAATCTCGTTTGCCAGTTATTTCTAGTGTTGGGCATGAGACGGATGTGACCTTGGCAGACTTTGTGGCCGATCGTCGTGCTGCGACGCCAACAGCTGCGGCTGAATTGGCAACGCCTGTGACCAAGTTGGATCTTTTGACCCATTTGCAAAATCAGGAAAAACGGATGGCAACAGCAGTCCGAAATGTCCTATCTAAGAAACAAGAAGCTTTGAAAAAATGCAGTCAGTCAGTCATCTTTAGACAGCCAGAGCGCTTGTACGATGGATATTTGCAACGGTTGGATCAACTGCAACTGCGATTAAAACAAAGTTTGCGAACACGGATTTCTGATAGCAAACATTTAGTCCAAGCAAGGACACACCAATTGGTGCAATTATCACCTGTTCCCAAAATCCAACGCTATCAGGATCGGCTTGCTCAGTTGGACAAGCTCCTCCGTAGCCAAATAGCTCTGGTTTATGATGCCAAGGTTGCTGAGGTCAAGCGACTCTCGGAAGCTCTTCTGATGCTGGATACGAGCCGAATTGTGGCGCGTGGCTATGCTATTGTCAAAAAAGAAGAGTCCGTTGTGGATTCGGTTGAGAGTTTGAAGAAAAATGACCAAGTGACGCTTTTAATGCGAGATGGTCAAGTAGAATTAGAGGTTAAAGATGTCAAAACAAAAGAAATTTGA
- the udk gene encoding uridine kinase, with translation MQNRPIIIGVTGGSGGGKTSVSRAILSHFPDEKISMIEHDSYYKDQSHLTFEERVKTNYDHPFAFDTDLMIEQIKELLAGRPVDIPTYDYTEHTRSSKTYRQEPQDVFIVEGILVLEDKRLRDLMDIKIFVDTDDDVRIIRRIKRDMEERGRSLDSVIEQYLGVVKPMYHQFIEPTKRYADIVIPEGVSNTVAIDLLTTKIAKILEEARNSK, from the coding sequence ATGCAAAATAGACCAATCATTATCGGAGTGACAGGTGGTTCTGGTGGTGGTAAAACCAGTGTTTCTAGGGCCATTTTATCGCACTTTCCTGATGAAAAGATTTCCATGATTGAGCACGATTCATACTACAAGGATCAGTCTCACTTGACCTTTGAAGAGCGTGTCAAAACCAACTACGACCATCCATTTGCCTTTGATACAGACTTGATGATCGAGCAGATTAAGGAATTGTTGGCAGGACGTCCGGTGGACATTCCAACTTATGACTATACAGAGCATACGCGGAGTAGCAAGACCTATCGTCAGGAGCCTCAGGATGTCTTTATCGTTGAGGGGATTCTGGTCTTGGAGGACAAGCGTCTGCGCGATTTGATGGATATCAAGATTTTTGTGGATACAGATGATGATGTGCGTATTATTCGTCGTATCAAGCGTGATATGGAGGAGCGTGGCCGTAGTCTAGACAGCGTTATTGAGCAGTATTTGGGCGTGGTCAAACCCATGTACCACCAGTTTATCGAGCCGACCAAGCGTTATGCCGATATCGTCATTCCTGAGGGAGTCAGCAATACCGTTGCTATAGACCTTTTGACGACAAAAATTGCAAAGATTTTGGAAGAAGCACGAAACAGTAAATAA
- the truB gene encoding tRNA pseudouridine(55) synthase TruB: MNGIINLKKEAGMTSHDAVFKLRKILGTKKIGHGGTLDPDVVGVLPIAVGKATRMVEFMQDEGKVYEGEITLGYSTTTEDASGEVVAETLVLSPLDEKLVDESIASLTGSITQIPPMYSAVKVNGRKLYEYARAGQEVERPERLVTIYQFERTSPISYEGHLARFTFRVKCSKGTYIRTLSVDLGEKLGYAAHMSHLTRTSAAGLQLEDALTLDEIAAKVETGQLDFLHPLEIGTGDLVKVTLTPEQATEVRFGRFIELDQSDKELAAFEGDTLLAILEKRDNFYKPRKVLG; encoded by the coding sequence ATGAACGGTATTATCAACTTAAAAAAAGAAGCGGGGATGACCTCGCATGATGCGGTTTTTAAGCTGCGTAAGATTTTGGGAACCAAAAAGATTGGTCATGGTGGGACCTTGGATCCGGATGTGGTGGGTGTTTTGCCGATTGCGGTTGGCAAGGCGACTCGCATGGTCGAATTTATGCAGGATGAGGGCAAGGTCTATGAGGGGGAGATTACTCTGGGCTATTCAACGACGACCGAGGATGCTAGTGGGGAAGTGGTCGCAGAGACCCTTGTTTTGTCGCCCTTGGATGAAAAGCTTGTCGATGAATCGATTGCAAGTCTGACTGGGTCTATTACTCAGATTCCGCCTATGTATTCGGCTGTTAAGGTCAATGGTCGCAAGCTCTATGAGTATGCGCGTGCTGGTCAGGAAGTAGAGCGTCCAGAACGCCTGGTAACCATTTATCAATTTGAGCGGACAAGTCCGATTTCTTATGAGGGTCATCTTGCACGCTTTACTTTTCGTGTAAAATGCAGTAAAGGGACTTACATCCGTACCTTATCAGTTGACTTGGGAGAGAAGCTTGGTTATGCGGCCCATATGTCCCATCTGACTCGAACCAGTGCTGCAGGTTTACAACTAGAAGATGCTCTTACCTTGGACGAAATTGCTGCAAAAGTGGAGACTGGTCAGTTGGACTTTCTCCATCCTCTAGAGATTGGAACGGGGGATCTTGTTAAAGTTACCCTAACTCCAGAACAAGCTACAGAAGTGCGCTTTGGTCGTTTTATTGAGCTTGATCAGTCAGATAAGGAATTAGCTGCCTTTGAAGGAGATACATTGCTAGCCATTCTAGAAAAACGAGACAATTTCTACAAACCAAGGAAGGTTTTGGGCTAG
- a CDS encoding alpha/beta hydrolase → MFYFSKNKVLQLDQKSMDYVTFGKGKKSLVIIPGLGDGLQTVKGMAQMLALTYREFAKVYKVYVFSRINKLPENYTTRNMAADVADAMDALGLKSSAVMGISQGGMIAQWLAVDFPEKVDRLILAVTTPKLGDLGRERISRWLDLSQTGTYKELMFDIASHSYTTKSFGRFKYLYQIMGIFGRIKDKQRIAIQTVSCLKHDSLTVLEKINCPTLIIGAEKDDVLGIEASVELHQHVKNSQLTILPECGHALYEQNKDFQKRVLVFLES, encoded by the coding sequence ATGTTTTACTTTTCGAAAAATAAGGTTCTTCAGCTGGATCAGAAAAGCATGGATTATGTAACCTTTGGTAAAGGAAAGAAGTCTCTCGTTATCATACCAGGGTTGGGGGATGGATTACAGACGGTTAAAGGCATGGCTCAGATGTTAGCTTTAACTTACCGAGAATTTGCCAAGGTTTATAAAGTTTATGTTTTTAGTCGCATCAATAAGTTGCCAGAAAATTATACAACACGAAATATGGCTGCTGATGTAGCGGATGCAATGGATGCCTTAGGACTAAAAAGTTCTGCTGTTATGGGGATTTCCCAAGGCGGTATGATTGCTCAATGGCTAGCTGTAGATTTTCCAGAAAAAGTTGACAGATTGATTTTAGCTGTTACAACTCCAAAACTTGGTGATCTTGGTAGAGAGCGGATTAGTCGCTGGCTTGACCTTAGTCAAACAGGGACTTATAAAGAACTAATGTTTGATATTGCTAGTCACTCTTACACAACTAAATCCTTTGGAAGGTTTAAATACCTTTATCAAATAATGGGAATCTTTGGTCGCATTAAAGATAAACAACGTATTGCTATTCAGACTGTATCTTGTTTGAAACATGATAGCCTAACTGTTTTGGAAAAAATCAACTGTCCTACGCTAATCATTGGAGCGGAAAAAGATGATGTTCTAGGCATAGAAGCTTCGGTTGAATTGCATCAGCATGTTAAAAATAGCCAGCTCACTATTTTGCCAGAGTGCGGCCATGCACTTTATGAGCAGAATAAGGATTTCCAAAAGAGAGTTTTAGTATTTTTAGAAAGTTAA
- a CDS encoding DUF2130 domain-containing protein — translation MNEIKCPNCGEVFTVNESQYAELLSQVRTAEFDKELHDRMKQELALAEQKAMNEQQSKLAQKDQEIVQLQSQIQNFDTEKELAKKEVEQTSHQALLAKDKEVQDLENQLATLRLEHENQLQKTLSNLEKERDQVKNQLLLQEKENELSLASLKQNYEAQLKAASEQVEFYKNFKAQQSTKAIGESLEQYAESEFNKVRSFAFPNAYFEKDNKVSARGSKGDFIFRDFDENGLEFISIMFEMKNEADGTEKKHKNADFYKELDKDRREKNCEYAVLVTMLEADNDYFNTGIVDVSHEYEKMYVVRPQFFIQLIGLLRNAALNSLKYKQELALVREQNIDITHFEEDLDAFKLAFAKNYNSASTNFGKAIDEIDKAIKRMEEVKKFLTTSENQLRLANNKLEDVSVKKLTRKNPTMKAKFEALKGE, via the coding sequence ATGAACGAAATTAAATGTCCCAACTGTGGGGAAGTCTTTACAGTAAATGAGAGTCAGTATGCCGAACTCTTATCCCAAGTGAGAACGGCTGAGTTTGATAAGGAACTGCACGATCGAATGAAGCAGGAGCTGGCCTTAGCTGAGCAAAAGGCCATGAATGAGCAACAGTCTAAACTGGCTCAGAAGGATCAAGAAATTGTGCAATTACAGAGTCAAATCCAAAACTTTGATACAGAGAAAGAACTGGCTAAGAAAGAGGTTGAACAAACCAGTCATCAGGCTTTATTGGCAAAGGACAAGGAAGTACAGGACTTGGAAAACCAATTGGCTACCTTGCGTTTAGAACATGAAAATCAACTGCAAAAGACCCTTTCTAACCTTGAAAAAGAGCGCGATCAGGTCAAAAACCAGCTCCTTTTACAAGAAAAGGAAAATGAGTTATCTCTAGCTTCCCTCAAGCAAAATTACGAAGCCCAGCTCAAGGCGGCTAGTGAACAGGTCGAGTTCTATAAGAATTTCAAAGCCCAACAATCCACAAAAGCTATCGGGGAAAGTTTGGAACAGTATGCAGAGAGTGAGTTTAACAAGGTTCGTAGTTTTGCCTTTCCAAATGCCTACTTTGAGAAGGATAACAAGGTTTCTGCGCGAGGATCTAAGGGGGACTTTATCTTCCGTGATTTTGATGAAAATGGTCTAGAATTCATTTCCATCATGTTTGAAATGAAAAACGAAGCGGATGGGACGGAGAAGAAGCATAAGAATGCAGATTTTTACAAGGAATTGGACAAGGACCGTCGGGAAAAGAACTGCGAGTATGCGGTTTTAGTGACCATGCTTGAGGCAGATAATGACTACTTTAACACTGGGATTGTGGACGTCAGTCATGAGTATGAAAAGATGTATGTGGTTCGTCCTCAATTCTTTATTCAGTTGATTGGGCTCTTGCGTAATGCAGCGCTTAATTCTCTAAAATACAAGCAGGAGTTGGCCTTGGTTCGCGAGCAAAATATCGATATTACGCATTTTGAGGAAGATTTGGATGCCTTTAAACTAGCTTTTGCCAAGAACTACAACTCTGCTTCGACCAACTTTGGCAAAGCTATTGATGAAATCGACAAGGCCATCAAACGCATGGAAGAGGTCAAGAAGTTCCTAACCACATCCGAAAACCAACTCCGCCTCGCAAACAATAAGTTGGAAGATGTTTCGGTTAAAAAATTGACCCGAAAAAATCCAACTATGAAAGCGAAGTTCGAAGCGCTGAAGGGAGAGTGA